The Geomonas agri genome contains the following window.
CTTCCTTGCCCACAAAAAAATAATCACGCCCGTGCACCTCTCCGTTCCGGGGAGGGCGCGTCGTGTAGCTGACAGAATGCCGCAAGTTGGGAAAGATGTCAATTATTTCCTTACAAAGCGAGGTCTTGCCCGCCCCAGAAGGGGCCGAAATCACGTACAATACGCCTTCACGTTTCATAGTTCACCCGTTGTACTGTCGGGATCCGCTACGAAAACAGGCCGGCGGAACCCCAAACTGTAAAGTTCCCCTACTCTATGTTCTGCACCTGCTCGCGGATCTTCTCGAGCTCGGCCTTCAACTCCACCACTAGCGCCGCCATCTGGGCGTCGTTACCCTTGGAGCCGATGGTGTTGACCTCGCGGTTGATCTCCTGGAGCAGGAAGTCGAGCTTTCTTCCCACTGGCTCGCTTTTGGCCAGGGTCTCGTCGAACTGGCGCAGGTGGCTTTCAAGACGTACCAGTTCTTCAGTGACGTCACACTTGTCAGCCATGACTGCGACCTCCTGAACCAGGCGCTCCTCGGGAAGGGACGCCTCGCCCAGCAGCTGCGCGATCCGCTCCTTGAGGCGCTGTCCGTACTCGGCCACCACCTGCGGGGCGCGTGCGGCGACCTGGGCGATCAGCTGGGCCAGGGTCTCTCGGCGTCTCTGGAAGTCAGCGTAGAGCGACTCCCCTTCGAAAAGACGCATCTCGTCCACCCGGCGCAGCGCGTCCTCCAGCGCGGACATCAGCTCCTGCGGCATATCTTCGAGGGTCGCCTCAGCCTCGGCCGCCACGGTGACCACGTCACGTTGCGACGCCACCAGCGCGAGATCCACTTCCCCGTGCAGCCCCAACGCCTCACCGATGGTCTGAAAGGCTTTCAGGTAGCCGCGCGCCAGCGGCAGGTTGGCCGTCGGCACGCCGAGCGCCACCGCGTTTTCCACCTGGATG
Protein-coding sequences here:
- a CDS encoding YicC/YloC family endoribonuclease, which translates into the protein MIKSMTGYGKGEAVHEGGRFVVEVRCVNHRYGEITVKLPRVLLQFENEIKKRVGEKLVRGKIDVFIQVENAVALGVPTANLPLARGYLKAFQTIGEALGLHGEVDLALVASQRDVVTVAAEAEATLEDMPQELMSALEDALRRVDEMRLFEGESLYADFQRRRETLAQLIAQVAARAPQVVAEYGQRLKERIAQLLGEASLPEERLVQEVAVMADKCDVTEELVRLESHLRQFDETLAKSEPVGRKLDFLLQEINREVNTIGSKGNDAQMAALVVELKAELEKIREQVQNIE